A window of the Hordeum vulgare subsp. vulgare chromosome 5H, MorexV3_pseudomolecules_assembly, whole genome shotgun sequence genome harbors these coding sequences:
- the LOC123398118 gene encoding hexuronate transporter-like isoform X2: MAEAAQGRTLLLVNLAAIMERADEALLPAVYREVGAALHATPMGLGALTLYRSFVQAACYPLAAYAAVRYNRAHVIAVGAFLWAAATFLVAVSGTFAQVAVARGLNGIGLALVTPAIQSLVADYTDDSTRGSAFGWLQLTGNIGSVIGGLFSIMLASTTIMGLAGWRIAFHIVALISVIVGALVYLFAVDPHFCTGVSDEQLVRKSAWAEMKGLVAEAKAVVKIPSFQIIVAQGVTGSFPWSALSFAPMWLELMGFTHNKTGLLTAIFALASSLGGLFGGKMGDYLSVRYPDSGRIVLSQISSGSAVPLAALLLLGLPEDSSTGVLHGLVMFIMGLSISWNGPATNKDSS; this comes from the exons ATGGCGGAGGCGGCGCAGGGGCGGACGCTGCTGCTGGTGAACCTGGCGGCCATCATGGAGCGCGCGGACGAGGCGCTGctgccggcggtgtaccgggaggtGGGCGCCGCGCTGCACGCCACGCCCATGGGGCTCGGCGCGCTCACCCTCTACCGCTCCTTCGTGCAGGCCGCGTGCTACCCGCTCGCCGCCTACGCCGCCGTGCGCTACAACCGCGCCCACGTCATCGCCGTGGGGGCCTTCCTCTGGGCCGCCGCCACCTTCCTCGTCGCCGTCTCCGGCACCTTCGCCCAG GTAGCAGTAGCTAGGGGACTGAATGGCATTGGTCTAGCACTCGTCACTCCTGCTATCCAATCTCTAGTGGCAGACTACACAGATGATAGTACACGGGGTTCTGCGTTTGGATGGCTTCAACTTACAGGCAACATAGGTTCAGTGATTGGAGGCTTGTTCTCTATCATGCTAGCATCGACCACAATCATGGGTCTCGCCGGCTGGCGTATCGCATTTCACATTGTTGCTCTCATCAGTGTGATCGTCGGGGCGTTGGTCTATCTATTTGCAGTGGACCCTCATTTCTGCACCGGCGTGAGTGACGAGCAGCTCGTGCGCAAGTCAGCATGGGCAGAGATGAAGGGTTTGGTTGCAGAAGCCAAGGCTGTTGTGAAGATACCATCATTTCAGATCATCGTGGCTCAGGGTGTCACAGGGTCATTCCCATGGTCGGCGTTGTCATTTGCCCCAATGTGGCTGGAGCTGATGGGCTTTACACACAACAAAACAGGACTTCTCACAGCAATATTTGCATTGGCAAGCTCACTTGGAGGGCTCTTTGGTGGAAAGATGGGGGACTATCTCTCTGTTCGCTACCCGGATTCAGGCAGGATAGTGCTGTCTCAAATAAGTTCGGGTTCTGCAGTCCCGCTTGCAGCTCTGCTGCTGCTTGGACTACCTGAAGACTCGTCTACTGGTGTCTTGCACGGACTTGTTATGTTTATCATGGGGCTAAGCATCTCCTGGAATGGCCCTGCTACTAACAA AGATAGTTCCTGA
- the LOC123398118 gene encoding uncharacterized protein LOC123398118 isoform X1: protein MAEAAQGRTLLLVNLAAIMERADEALLPAVYREVGAALHATPMGLGALTLYRSFVQAACYPLAAYAAVRYNRAHVIAVGAFLWAAATFLVAVSGTFAQVAVARGLNGIGLALVTPAIQSLVADYTDDSTRGSAFGWLQLTGNIGSVIGGLFSIMLASTTIMGLAGWRIAFHIVALISVIVGALVYLFAVDPHFCTGVSDEQLVRKSAWAEMKGLVAEAKAVVKIPSFQIIVAQGVTGSFPWSALSFAPMWLELMGFTHNKTGLLTAIFALASSLGGLFGGKMGDYLSVRYPDSGRIVLSQISSGSAVPLAALLLLGLPEDSSTGVLHGLVMFIMGLSISWNGPATNNPIFAEIVPERSRASIYALDRSFESVLASFAPSVVGFLAQHAYGYSPVSYGAGVSSVASDRSNAAALAKALYTAIAIPMVMCCFIYSLLYRTYPRDRERARMDSLITTELQHIELERCHVVGEFYAGREDATVIDIEYGEEGLDANDDEKALMHHQVEQSGSLR from the exons ATGGCGGAGGCGGCGCAGGGGCGGACGCTGCTGCTGGTGAACCTGGCGGCCATCATGGAGCGCGCGGACGAGGCGCTGctgccggcggtgtaccgggaggtGGGCGCCGCGCTGCACGCCACGCCCATGGGGCTCGGCGCGCTCACCCTCTACCGCTCCTTCGTGCAGGCCGCGTGCTACCCGCTCGCCGCCTACGCCGCCGTGCGCTACAACCGCGCCCACGTCATCGCCGTGGGGGCCTTCCTCTGGGCCGCCGCCACCTTCCTCGTCGCCGTCTCCGGCACCTTCGCCCAG GTAGCAGTAGCTAGGGGACTGAATGGCATTGGTCTAGCACTCGTCACTCCTGCTATCCAATCTCTAGTGGCAGACTACACAGATGATAGTACACGGGGTTCTGCGTTTGGATGGCTTCAACTTACAGGCAACATAGGTTCAGTGATTGGAGGCTTGTTCTCTATCATGCTAGCATCGACCACAATCATGGGTCTCGCCGGCTGGCGTATCGCATTTCACATTGTTGCTCTCATCAGTGTGATCGTCGGGGCGTTGGTCTATCTATTTGCAGTGGACCCTCATTTCTGCACCGGCGTGAGTGACGAGCAGCTCGTGCGCAAGTCAGCATGGGCAGAGATGAAGGGTTTGGTTGCAGAAGCCAAGGCTGTTGTGAAGATACCATCATTTCAGATCATCGTGGCTCAGGGTGTCACAGGGTCATTCCCATGGTCGGCGTTGTCATTTGCCCCAATGTGGCTGGAGCTGATGGGCTTTACACACAACAAAACAGGACTTCTCACAGCAATATTTGCATTGGCAAGCTCACTTGGAGGGCTCTTTGGTGGAAAGATGGGGGACTATCTCTCTGTTCGCTACCCGGATTCAGGCAGGATAGTGCTGTCTCAAATAAGTTCGGGTTCTGCAGTCCCGCTTGCAGCTCTGCTGCTGCTTGGACTACCTGAAGACTCGTCTACTGGTGTCTTGCACGGACTTGTTATGTTTATCATGGGGCTAAGCATCTCCTGGAATGGCCCTGCTACTAACAA CCCCATATTTGCAGAGATAGTTCCTGAGAGATCAAGGGCAAGTATTTACGCGCTGGACCGTTCCTTCGAGTCGGTCCTAGCCTCATTTGCTCCATCAGTCGTCGGCTTTTTAGCCCAGCATGCATACGGCTACAGCCCTGTCTCATATGGGGCTGGAGTGAGCAGTGTCGCGAGCGACAGGTCCAATGCCGCTGCGCTAGCAAAAGCTCTTTACACGGCGATTGCCATCCCGATGGTAATGTGCTGCTTCATCTACTCGCTGTTGTACCGGACATACCCGCGCGACAGGGAGAGGGCAAGAATGGACTCTCTTATCACAACGGAGTTGCAGCATATCGAGCTGGAAAGGTGTCATGTAGTAGGAGAGTTCTACGCGGGAAGGGAGGATGCCACTGTGATTGATATCGAGTATGGTGAGGAAGGGCTTGATGCAAATGATGATGAGAAAGCGTTGATGCATCACCAAGTTGAACAGAGTGGTAGTCTCAGGTGA